Genomic window (Drosophila sulfurigaster albostrigata strain 15112-1811.04 chromosome 2R, ASM2355843v2, whole genome shotgun sequence):
gagtgtaccaatgaagaagagtggagggtcctccttctcggatcacaagtacattcaattcaccattccttttaacagggtacctgcggctcagccgttcagaaatccccataacacgaactgggcgaaattctctagccttgtttcTAAGTATATTCGTCcgccgggtaacatcaactcggtacaggacctagaaacaactgtcaatgtcctctcagcaggactactttccgcgtttcgccaatcctgtaggctctcaagaccgacgagaagatcgaagccaccctggtggaacccagatctctcatcgctacgtggggagcttactagcatgtttcaacttgctaagaatGCGGATAacgaatatgtctgggacgagtacaggtctctcctgaagtcctacaagaagatgatccgatcatccaaaaggtcttcatggagaacaTTTTTCTCGGACCTGGACAATATCAAAGACacagactgaggaagctgctgtccaagcaggcttccagtcctaGTCTGCTCAGGTCGGGTGATGGATTGTGGACGGGGAGtagtgctgaaactcttgaagcactgctctcaactcatttcccgggatgtattggaatagAGAACAGTAACTAGCAGctctttcctagtctcccagttatgagaccccctgccggtctaattatagataataaaatagtttgggctatcgactcctttgcgaaggtcaggtcgcccggtctcgatgAACTTTCGCCAGCAAgcccacgattgttccgtggGTACCGGGTATCTATTCTTACAGTCAAAAAACCAACCCTGTACCACAACTATGCAGAAAAATATCACTAAAACACACCGTCTTTCACCGAAGCTATTACCGAAGCCTACACCAAGATGCCCTGCGGACTGTGAGGGACCACTAGGAAGCCCGCATTGCCTAGGCACCTGCCTCGACCATCAatagagaagaagaaaaaacatcGGTGAACCATCACCGACACGGCCCTCTCCCGGGTCAAggagaaaggaaaaaaaagccTACGCAACCAGCTCCGGCACCGTCAGCGCTACTTAGAGCGTAGATGCTGGCGGCACACCAAGGTGCAGGACTGCAgcaaactatatttatattaaatttaaaataaacactaAGTACATTTTGTAATGCCCGATGACAATTAAGTTGACCGGCAAGAAGTATGGCCCAATAAAGCCATACGAAATATTAGGCAGgaaaaacaattgtaaaacaaaatttttttatgagCATTGAAACAAAGGCAATAAGCAAATATAGCGTAGAAGAAAAATACGATTACCTAAGTAGACTGTAATGGGTCCAATCGACACAAAGACAGTAGACTTCAATGCAAACGTTATAAATAAGGTAGAGTCAAGTACGATTGACTTGGCATTtacaaatattcttttaataataatcgtTGTGAtctaaagaaaaaatatatgagCCGGGCAAATAATATagttaaactttaaaaaaaaatatatgaatatttgtgGAACAAAGAGTAAAtcaatgaattaataaataagaattactaataaattaatacaataaaaacattaattactAATTTTTTGGATAATAATAGTAATTCTGAAAGTTGAGAGTTGTTGAAAGCATGAGTTGGATTATTATACATCTTAATACTTAATATGGAATGGCAACACAAAGGAGCCAACCTACAGAGTATCagaataaaatttgataagtCATGCAAATACTTATCtcagaatataaatattttagctgATACAATTAACAAGCATGCTAAGATATTAGTGGAATGCTTTAATGAAGCACGAATACTAATACATAACAGGGGAAAATTAAATCAAGCACACTGGTCATTGGTATCTAAACTGTTGATCAAGTTTCgatcaaatttaatatcaatACAAAGGAGGTATAACTTAGATATATCGATACCGACTATATTAAATACCCCTTTGTTTGTTAGAAATAGTGAAAAACTAGAACTAATAGACCAGGACGATTAAAACCCAGTAGAAGACgataatttagaaaatatcgaaaaggaaattaaagaaaaagatCTACCCGATCTTACcataggttaggttaggtggaaccggctgcccctgtacggggcaaagcatagaccagtggaggtccgtagctgtaccggtagcgTATCTTCGTCTCAGAGGTCGCACAGTATGGATGcgtttttggcaaaagccagcagcatcctaggtggtagccgtgaaacgtcccgaagatcgttgtggcacggcgaattaaggtatttcagccggagtcgggataatgctgggcatctacagagaagatgctcaagtgtttccttaaccccgggctcgttgcatttcctgcactgatcactgttcgtgatgcccagctttacagcatggacagctgacagacagtgacaagttaaaatgcctagcattagcctgcagtGTTTCCTTGAAATctgcatgacgaatttggttaagtttttgttagtagaggcacacatcagccttgcagttttgcacgagttggcattgcgCCAGCTCGCATCCCAttgaagtctagagcgcacctcaatttcactgcctagagttcgcagggatatcggaacattacacatgttaccgacatcgagccccactccctctttggcgagagtgtctgcgatctcgttgcaatcgatgccctggtggcttggtATCtaatagatacgcacgaccgcagatgcgttcagcgactctattgctcttctgctgtccaggacaactttggacttgaccacatcagagtgcattgatcttattgcagcctggcggccaacaaagatgttaatagagGTGTGATTACGGTATAAACCCtgagccaattcggcagccttgccaatggcaaaaacttccgcctggaagatgctgcaatggtctgggagtttataggattGTTTGGAAACCGGGTctgggcagtatacggccgctccgacaccatcatccatctttGACCCGTCGGTGAtgaggttgagggcttcgggaatgcataacccttcccgccagcagtccggttccaagaatattgtttttatatggtCAGTACTGAtaagggggatagtatagtccaagtctttactagtctccctaccaatggcgctgtgaccatagcctaaCTGACCCAGATTGCCAGTTGCGGCAATCCttagggacgattttgcggctatggattgcaCGTATAGGTTCAACGGATCGacaccagctattacctcgatGGCTTTAGTAGGCGTCGACCTGATAGCGCCTGTGATACCCAGTAGCGCTTGACTCTGTGTCCTTTCACACTCTAACACCataggtgaggatagggcgaGCAACTGAGATATGTATCtaccgcattagattaggagagaggccccaagtgcagctaagcatcttttttgctatgtacaaggctccggtggccttcttcaccATTTCTAACACGTTAAGCTTCCATGACagtttgctgtccaggaccacacctaggtattttactgctatgctcggctttagcatagtgcagcctatttttggggggaccacgcaggtaccttatacctcttcgtgaagagtGCACTGGGCCGCTTGTCGTAGTAGAATTTAACtgatcctaaaagtatgcaattttttttctcttcatacatatttatacctattatttattatattatttatttatatgtttattgtcctatttaatttatattatttaatttgtttagttatagaaaattatttttgtagtctGAGAAAATGGTACTAAATGTCTTgtcatgtttttgttttgcgaaGTGGAGCTTTAGTTATCTATGAGTCGCTCCAAaaatagcgccatctattggtggACTACGATACTGGCAAGCATGAATTAAaagatcagctgatcgtgttAAGTCCACGCCAAATTGGTTTATCGATTACCTTTTTGAGTAGAATTATTTGTCAATTTTCCGAAAAgaggtttttgttgttggttttgtttgcaaGACAATTGTTAGCAGGTTATGTGAAAAACCTGAGAGAAAAAAAGTGTGACAAAAGTGTGCATGCGcgttaataaatatgtacatcaGTGTAGTGGTTGGTGAAACGCGATGCATATATCATACTTGTAAGTATACAATGATACTGCAATGTACATTTCTTATACTGATacattaattgtattttttcgCAAAAGTGCACCTTTGCCGTCCACTTAACATATGCAATTGATGATTATCTTCTTCAGGAGTTTGTCCTCCCATATCAAGTGCCGTTTTCCAGAttttggtaaatatttgttatacgtatatttagtttttttttttgttgttctaagtttagttttgtgtatttatttttaaattcggcACCCAGTTTGTAAACTGAATCTAATACCTAGTGATAAAACCCACAATAAAACCCATATAAACCCcaaatttgtaaaatgaaatttaaaatggacAAGTAAAGAAATCATATAGATTTGGGTATCTCAAATTCAATATAGCTAATTTATTCACCTGTGTTACATGTTTTTGCACACCAATTTGCAAACAATAAggtacgtatgtatatatacggCGTTGAGTCTGAGTAGCAGTTTGACAATGTCCATATGACTGTCGGCTGACGGATCAGTTCCTTATCCAAAAAtccagaaccacttgagaattgcaacagggAAATATGtaagtaaaatttactgtttacgtttttaatttatataaacaaaccTGCCATTATGCCATAccaatttgtaattggagatcgaaatattgcatacttttaatcTAATCATgcaaagaacataaaaaacaagtaaaaaagctacagacgagtgtgctcgactgtgagatacccgctacctatttttaaaaaaaagcaatatattttgcaataaaagcaatatattttctcaaaatataccaaatatactacaaaatactaaaaatatacctaatggtatatgtgtatatcgatattgtaccacattcaaaatataccatagacggcacaatataccagattgtcagccaaagcaactaagacccctagtaagtaggcgtttttgcccatacaaaagtatttctttaataacttcgacaatctttatctgatcgcaaccaaattttcaggaatcattattgtacataccaaactcaactctagctttaaaattacgtttgttattcgatttttttgatttgcgggggcggaagtgagcgttgcaaaaatttgaaacaaacttgatctgcgtgcaaacataacaaatgctgtcgaaaaatatagctctatcttcCGTAGTCCTTGAGATCTAGGAgttcatatggacagacgaacatggctagatcgtctcggctattgacgctgatcaagaatatataaactttgtagggtcagagatgcctccttctacctattacataaatttcctgtcggcacaagattataatacccttctaccctatgggtagcgggtataaaaacggtTAGCAGTTATTTGCAAGCTATggttttaacttattttttgtttcaaattagaatataaatatttgtttttcacgtcaaatacaaatttgcaatattgttTTAAGGCATTGTAATATtacaactactatagtaattattttatatgccaaaactcgcaactctagctttaaaattacgcttgttatttgatttttttgatttgcgttggcggaagtgggcgttgcaaaagtttgaaacaaatttaatctgcgtgcaaacataacaaatgctgtcgaaaaattatagctctatctcttatagtctctgagaccCAGTGtatcatacggacggacggacagacggacatggctagatcgtctcggctgttgacgctgatctagaatatatatactttatagggtcggagatgcctccttttgcctgttacatacatttcctgccgccacaaatttataatacccttctaccctatgggtagcgggtatacaaatgAACTATTGCATACCTTACGGCGTTAATTTTTGACAGTACAAAGCTAATAATTCTCAACAAGTTCTGGCAGTTATTGTTCGACAACCCATACATAGTTTCCTCAATAAAGACAGGCGTAAAGCAGGCCATCCACGGGCGAACATGTTCGCGAATATGTTCGCAaacttgtatttcatttgcccacCAACTAGGGCGAACATGTTCGCGAACATCATTTGTCGGCGATTTTCAGCAAGTCAACATGTCAACGGATAACGACAGCGGCAGTGTAATTGCACTGATGGCAATTCACATTTgcttacaacaaaaaaagaaaaaaaaagaggaagcaCAGTATGTGGATGAAGGAATGGTACGCTAAGCGCCAAAAATTCACACATACGAATCTTTTAAAGGAGTTGAATGAAACGTCTATGGATTTTAAAAACTTTCTCCGAATGGACAGTGCTATTTATGAAGAACTTTTAAATTTCGTAGAGCCTGAAATACGAAAACAGGACACACTAATGCGTGAGGCAATAAGCGCAAATGAACGCCTTTCAGCGACTTTGCGGTTTTTGACTAGTGGCCAAAGCTACGAAGACCTGAATTTTTTAACAGGAATTTCTCCACAGAGCCTTGGACGCATAATTATTGAAACATGTACAgcgataattaaaatactaaagccTTATATCAAGGTaagaaattttttattaaattttttgtaatacataTCAATTGGTTTAAACGTATTCATCGCTGTTAAATAAATCTGCAAAGGATGCAGCAGGAACgtttatattttctgaaattattatttgactaTTTATGTCTTGCGACTGTAATGATTGAAAAGATGATGAGTCGCTCATAAGTGGAGTGCTTGCACGATAAATTTGTTGTCGAGGATACACCGGGATTGGCATCTGGCATTGCATTtgactattatttatatttattttattcggAATATTTGCAATGCTTGACACCCCTTGATATGTCAGCATATTCATCCGCCCTTGCATAAGGAGCTCGTCtatgcttttttttggcaaaaagcTGCTGCTCCTTCGACAACTGCTTGAACATGGCAGCCCATTTTTCAGCATATATGTCAGCTTCACATTTTGGTTGCTTTGCGCTGATGTTGTCCAAGTGCGCTACTGCCTTCTGTAGGAACTCCGATGATTCATCATGTTTTCGTTTCGGCGCCTTCggctaaaaaataaaattgacaaTTACGTAttgcatattatattattttagattCCAGAAAATGAAGAATGGATAGAAACTGCTGATGATTTCGAAAAACAATggaatttcataaattgcatAGGAGCTATCGACGGAAAGCATGTGCATATCAAGAGACCAAAGTCATCAGGATCattccattttaattataaaaagacGTTCAGCATTGTCCTGATGGCGATAGTCAACGCagaatatgaatttatttgtgtggAAGTTGGAGCAAATGGAAGGGCATCAGATGCTGGTGTATTTGCACAATCTGAATATAAAAGGCGCTATGATGACCAATCGCTATTCATTCCGAAGCCTCGCCAAATACCAAGTACTTCATATGAACTGCCATATGTCATAGTAGGGGACGACGCCTTTCCATTGTCGCAAAATTTGATGAAGCCCTACAGTCGTCAAAAATTGGAAAAGGAGGAGCTCATTTTTAATTACCGCCTCTCAAGAGCTAGGCGTATAgttgaaaatgcatttggcaTTATGGCCAACAGATTCAAAATACTTCTAAATACTATCCCTTAGAGCCGGAGAAGGcttctgttattgttttatgtCGTTGCTATTTGCACAACTATTTATCGACGAAGAATGGCGCAGTATATTTGCGAGACTCAGCAGATGCAGACTACTTATTTCATTCCAACCATCAAATGGACGATTTGAAACCATTGAGAGGTGGCAATtgcaaagaaaatgcaaaacaaattcgtGATAAATTTCGCGAATATTTCAACACTATTGGAGCAGTACCTTGGCAGAATGATATTAGGTTGTTTGGTAATGACATACCggttttttattgatttttgacgaagattttaaaatagttagcATTGTCCGATTTAAGTGCTATATGTACCGTTCTCTTCGATGATTTTCTGTCATTTTGATGGTAACTTGTATATGCCTCTCCTAAAGAAGTCCTTGTTCCTACTGGCAAAAACCTCGGCAATTCGATTTTCACAATCCTCCCTTGAACTCAATTTTTGTccatcgaaaaaattttgcatGGCCAAAAACAGATGGTAATCGCTTGGGGCAATGTCCGGACTATAAGGTGGATGCATTAACACTTCCCAACCAAGCTCCCGTAGCTTGTGACGCGTCACCAAAGATGTATGGGGCCTGGCGTTGTCATGATGGAACACAACGCCCTTACCTTCACCAAGGCTGACCGCTTCTGTTCAAGTGCAATATTCAATCGCTCCAGTTGTTCACAGTAGAGGTCAGAATTGATGGTTTGGCCATAGGGCAACACTTCATAATGGATAATTCCTCTGATATCCCACCATACACTCAGCAACACCTGTTGCTGGCTTTGCCACCGTTTGAGACGACTCACTTTGCTTCGACTCGGATCTTTTACGCTTTATGTTGTCATATGTGATCCATTTTTCATCACCAGTGACTAACCGATCCAGAAATGAGTCGAGTTTATTACGGTGCAACATAGATTCGCAGATTGATACACGGTCGAAAAGGTTTTTTTGGGATAACTCATGAGGCGCCCATACATCGagcttttttgttaaatttttcgaCTTTAAATGCCTATGGACGGTTTCCGTACTTAGTTGCAGCTCCTCTGCGATGGTTCTAATAGTCACATAACGATCTCGATCCACTATTTCCATGATTTTATCCGTATCAACGGTCATTGGTCGTCCGGAAGGCTTGGGTGTTTCGGTATCAAAATTTCCACTTCGGAATCGCCTAAACCACTGTTCGGCGGTTTGAATCGAAAGTTTGTTATCTCCTAAGACAGCAATAATCTGTCTGCGAGATTCCGCAGCAGTTTTTCCCTGTGCGAAATAAGATTTCAAAATTGCCCGAGTTTCTGCGTTTGGGAACTCCATTTCAATcgattgtaattttttaacgTGGTAGCTCATGTAAACAAACtatatgtaattttaaaggtGATGCCAATACCTTTTAAGCGATATATAGCATTGCCAGATACGATTATATTTGACACAAGCGAAGCGCCAAATTTGAATGTAAAAACCGGTATGTCATTACCAAACAAccgaatataaaaatatgttcttAATATGCACAATAAACTTTTGcttgtaattttattaaaatacttactGTTTCATTTTCCTGGCCGTCATCAAAACTGGTGATTCCATCGACCGAGGATTCTGTGTCATGCAGAAAACAAAGATCGTTGAAGTACCATAGGCTCGGCTGGTACACATCGTCCGTTCCAGCGCCAGATTTttctcttcttattttttgcaattctcGTCTATATGACGTACGCAACGagttaactttttttttcactgtgTCTATTGTGGCGTCCTCAtcgatttttttatatttttccaaTAGCACTTCCCATGACTTATTtcgtaaatttttatttttataagccTCGCATTTTGCATGCCATACAGCAGGCTGATTTTCCagagaaaaaatgaaatcttgtaaaaattgtttgctcaTTTTGCGCTGCGCAAACACGTGCTCTCTCTACAAAACGATTGCGCAATTCATGTTCGTGCAAACGTTGACATCCATTGGCGAGCATGTTCGTGCAAACAcagacaaaatagaataattttaatccCATGCGAACATTTTGACGAACACGAAATTTGACGACGAACTCTACCATCCACGAGAAAAATTTCGTCGAGCACAACATATTCGCAAACATGCTCGCCTGTGGATGGCCTGCTTGAGTCTCTCTGCGCGAGCGTCACACGTATCTCTCATTGAGCGATGTTCGGTAAACGAGAGTTTCATGATCGGCTCATCGTAATGCGTTTAAcagaaaaccgaaaaaaaagaaacaaagtcTGCTGCTCAGAGAGAAACCGAAACGGCATGCTTTTTTTCGGTTGTTCTCGCGAACAGAGCGTaacacagtgggcgattttgtcccgctagcggcatttaattaataacttctaaactaaaatagatatcttcagtcggtttttttttcactgatcagaaaaaaatcatagaattttttaagttaaaaaattttttttaaaaattttttttttaatttaaaaaattttttttaaatttaaaattttgttttatttttattttatttgaacttcaattaacatatttcatatataaactttatctaaaaaatgatgggatgatggaaaaaaatgggatgacttctgacttcaatactaaaaaaagatccctttttggtactaacactgtgtctaaaaagtaccatagtttcAAGGCTAGCAGATAATAGCAGTtgatattacacattttggacgccactgattcacactttcggctaataaaGGAGTTAGACTGAATCcagttgaataaattaagttctactccacgaaagacaggtgtacgctaatccgggctagttgttaatacactgaattaccactacgttttatgagctacacatttatagaccggtcacaaacattgatttttttgaaaatacataccttgaatataataaaaaaccaaacttctaacaaattcaccaaaaattgtaaatttccgaggaactcaaattccatgcgcgcaaagagaaaaaattgtgtaaagctcTTTGGTGTGTTTGACCGatcacagctgatgatcagctgatcgtagagctttcaaaaagcttttaaaaatctaatcaaagcatctgctatcgatatgtgaaaaaatattaacggatttttaaatttgaaaatttgaattaaatgccgctagcgggaccaaatcgcccactgtgcagCAGTCAGATCGATCTACCTCCCTACAGTTATTTGCTTGATGTCCGTAGTTTAGACATTTGAAGCACCTCATAGGCCTATTATCTTGGGTTAGGCGGCGACCAGCCCACGGTAATAGTACCCTTTTTCAGAACTGTGATCGCATCCTTAACATCTAGCATTACAGTCGCTGTTTGGGTCCCGTCCCGCATCCTCCTAAAACCTTTCACCTCAGGGCTAAAGATGCTCGGGAATTGGGCCGCTAGACATTGGAGTAGATCCCCCGTGGTCGTTGCCTCATCAATGCCGCTGCATTTCAGTACAGTTCTTTGCATACCGGAACGTACAGTGGCAATATTGTTGAGAGTCTGCAATGCCATCTCGCATTTTGCTCACTCCACCATCTGCTTTGCAATCCAGTTCCAGGATCAGGTCTCCCTTCTGAGTCCTCCTGATTCTGCGTACGTGCTTGCCAAATTCGTCCAGCCGCGGGTCACCTTTCAGTTCCCGCAATATATCCGCATAAGAGGTGTCTGCCGTTTTCTGGATGATAAGTGCCTCAGGTTTCTTGCGTAGCTGTTTGGGCTTCACATTTCTTCCTGCATTGGCATTGTGGCTAGATGCTTTAGCAACCTCTGCGTAGGTTGTGGCCTTGGGTGCGTTGGCTCCGGTCTTCTCGTTGGTCTTCTCGTTGGTGTCGCGCTTGCTCCTTTGGGTTATCACTTTTGCTGTCTTCAAGGCCTTAGCGGCTGGAGGGCTCTTCTTTTTTGGGGCTGGCACTGTTTGGGTAGCGACGATCGTGCCAGCAAC
Coding sequences:
- the LOC133838659 gene encoding uncharacterized protein LOC133838659 gives rise to the protein MSKQFLQDFIFSLENQPAVWHAKCEAYKNKNLRNKSWEVLLEKYKKIDEDATIDTVKKKVNSLRTSYRRELQKIRREKSGAGTDDVYQPSLWYFNDLCFLHDTESSVDGITSFDDGQENETPKAPKRKHDESSEFLQKAVAHLDNISAKQPKCEADIYAEKWAAMFKQLSKEQQLFAKKKHRRAPYARADEYADISRGVKHCKYSE